The following proteins come from a genomic window of Candidatus Dadabacteria bacterium:
- the mreD gene encoding rod shape-determining protein MreD, which produces MMRINFSFLFYLLCSFLFIIIQTSVIPTSSLGKFTPDLNLILIICLVIRTEIPYLFTLAMLNGFLMDVFSAGALGLHTITRFAVFLTLRVDMHNLNYDRNNLFFLPLALFIGTLLMHLLLLVLLLLRQDSGQAAFLSVELAFYQAIINTVVGVPIIMLLRKLDGIPKT; this is translated from the coding sequence ATGATGAGAATAAACTTCTCTTTTCTTTTCTACCTACTCTGCTCTTTTCTTTTCATCATTATCCAGACATCGGTAATCCCGACATCTTCTCTGGGTAAGTTCACCCCCGATCTCAATCTGATCTTAATAATATGCTTGGTAATCAGAACCGAAATACCTTATCTGTTCACACTTGCCATGCTGAACGGGTTTTTAATGGATGTCTTTTCGGCCGGAGCTTTGGGGCTCCATACGATCACAAGATTCGCCGTGTTTCTTACTCTGCGAGTGGACATGCACAATCTTAATTACGACCGCAACAACCTCTTTTTCCTACCTCTGGCGCTTTTTATAGGAACCCTGCTCATGCACTTGCTGCTACTGGTACTGCTTCTGTTGAGACAAGACAGCGGACAGGCGGCATTTCTCAGTGTTGAGCTAGCTTTTTATCAGGCTATCATTAATACGGTGGTCGGCGTTCCGATAATAATGCTTCTGAGGAAATTGGATGGGATTCCTAAAACATAG
- the mreC gene encoding rod shape-determining protein MreC, translating into MKKFFSKNQLFLFFILIIALINLLPVTLDLAKRENNYTTKLMLNINYGSGAFANYVKDGVRYYWDHYIDLVDTSVENSRLKAQLQEMEAQELMLTEIRLENERLRSLLNYRSSLKGEVVGARVIGSSPSLVGPSFLIIDKGSSSGINKGSPVLNNVRAIGTVHSVNEKTSMVMLMTNPSSVTDAIVQRSRVRGIVVGAGNHYVMKYIEQEDDIIVGDKIISSGKDNVFPKNIVIGTVTRIKPDRGLQKAIIKPAIDVSRVEEVLIHLN; encoded by the coding sequence AATTAATCTGTTGCCCGTCACTTTGGATCTGGCAAAAAGAGAAAATAATTACACGACAAAGTTAATGCTTAACATTAACTACGGTTCTGGCGCTTTCGCAAACTATGTCAAAGATGGCGTGAGATACTACTGGGACCATTATATCGACCTCGTCGATACAAGCGTTGAAAATTCGCGCCTGAAAGCGCAGCTGCAGGAAATGGAAGCACAAGAGTTAATGCTAACGGAAATAAGACTTGAGAATGAAAGGTTAAGAAGTCTTCTTAACTATAGAAGTTCCCTTAAGGGAGAAGTGGTGGGAGCAAGGGTCATAGGGAGCAGTCCTTCGCTGGTGGGGCCTAGTTTCCTTATAATAGACAAAGGGTCGTCTTCCGGAATAAACAAAGGGTCCCCGGTGCTTAACAACGTCAGGGCCATAGGAACCGTACACTCGGTAAATGAAAAAACCTCAATGGTAATGCTAATGACGAATCCCTCAAGCGTGACGGATGCAATTGTACAAAGGAGCCGTGTACGAGGTATAGTTGTCGGAGCGGGAAACCATTACGTTATGAAGTACATTGAGCAAGAGGATGATATTATAGTCGGAGACAAGATCATATCATCCGGAAAAGACAATGTTTTCCCGAAAAATATTGTTATAGGAACCGTAACAAGAATTAAGCCGGACAGAGGACTTCAAAAGGCCATCATAAAACCGGCAATCGATGTGAGCAGGGTTGAAGAGGTGCTCATACATCTCAATTAG